From the genome of Thermaerobacter marianensis DSM 12885:
CTCCCGCACCCTGGCATGTCATCCGAATCACGGCGGGTGGGCCGCCCGGCCCCCGGCCAAACCCGGCGTATGGCCCGACCGGCACGGCAGCGACGACTCTGCGCAGGGGTTGCGCGCAGGGGAGGCACCTCGTATACTGGTTGCCAGGTATTTCAGTAGTTGCTTAAATAAGAACTGACTTTCGCGTCCGGCCGATCCCGGCAGGGCCGTCATCAGGTGCCCGGCACCGCCGAGCCGGCCGGAGGCCAAGGGGGGGAACGCCATGGCGATGCGCGCTTCGTTGCCGGACACCGTCACCCCCGAGGAGCTGCGCCGGCGACTCGAGGCCGGTAACGCCCCGCTGATCATCGATGTCCGCGAGCCCGACGAGTACGCCGGTGGGCACATCCCGGGCGCGCGGTTGCTCCCGCTGGGCCAGGTACCCATGCGGTACCGGGAGTTGCCGGCGGATCAGGAGATCGTCCTGGTCTGTCGCAGCGGGAACCGCTCCGGCCTGGCCCAGGAATGGCTGCAAGCAATGGGTTTCCGCAATGTCCGCAACCTGGTAGGCGGCATGCGGCGGTGGAACGGCCCGGTGGAATATGGGGCCGGGCAGAGACGCTGAGGGGAGGGACAGAGGTGGACGCAAGGACGCGGACTCCCTGGGAAATCGATGCCGGTGAGCTCAAGCGGATGCTGGACCGGGGTGAAACTCCGTTCCTGATCGATGTCCGCAATGACGAGGAGTTTCGCCGCTGGCGGATCGAAGGCCGCCAGCCCCTACCGGTGATCCACGTGCCGTACTACGAGATCCTGGCCGAGGCGGAGGAAGACGATGTCACCGCATCGGCCAAGGCCTACGCGCGCCGGTACTGGGTGGACCACCTGCCCCGGGAAGGGCGGATCGTGGTCGTGTGTGCCCACGGCGGCACCTCCCGGTATGTGGCCCAGGGGCTGCGCGAGCTGGGGTATGACGCCTTCAGCTTGCGCGGCGGCATGATCGCCTGGGGCGACCATTACGAGTTTGTCCCCGTGGTGGAAGAGGAGGGCCTTGCCGTTTATCAGATCAACCGCCCGGCCCGCGGCTGCCTGAGCTATCTGGTGGCCTCGGAGGGGGAGGCGGTGATCATCGACCCGCTGCGCCACGCCGAGCGCTACCTGGAGTTCTCGCGCCGGCACGGCCTGGCCATCACCCGGGTCCTGGACACCCACGCCCACGCCGACCACATCAGCAGCGGCACCGAGCTGGCAGAAAAATTGGGCGTGCCGTACCACCTGCACCCCTACGACGCCATTCATCCCATGGACGTGTTGCCCGCCACCTTCCGCTACCAGCCGGTGTACGACGGGCAGGAGGTCCGCGTGGGCCGCGCCACCTTGCGGGCGATCCATGTGCCCGGCCACACCCTGGGCCAGGTGGTCTACCTGCTGGACGACCGCTACCTGTTCAGCGGCGACACCATCTTCGTCGAGTCCATCGCCCGCCCGGACCTGGGTGGCCGGGCCGAGACCTGGACGCCCCTGTATTACCGGTCCCTTCTGCGGCTGATGGAGCTGCCCGACTCCACGCTGGTTCTTCCCGGGCACTTCAGCCGGCCGCAGGAGGCCGACGCCCGCGGCCTCGTCGCCGGCACGCTGGGCGACCTCAAACAGTCCAACGAGGGGTTGCAGGCCCTGGCAGCGGGCGAGCGAGCCTTCGTCGACTTCATCATGGCCCGCCTGCCGGAGTTCCCCCAGCACTACGTGGACATCAAGCGGGTGAACACCGGTTTGCTACGGCCGAGCGAGGAGCAGGCGTCCGAGCTCGAGCTGGGGCGTAATGTCTGCGCGCTGGCGGAAGAAGCGGCCTGAGGGAGGGAATCGTCCGTGAACGCGACGTTCAAGCCGAGCGCCACCGTGGATGCCCGCGGCCTTTCCTGCCCGCTGCCGATCGTGCGGACACGCAAGGCGATCGATGCCCTGCAGGTCGGGGAGATCCTCGAGGTGCTGGCGACCGACAGGGGCGCACCCGCCGATTTCCGGGGCTGGTGTGAGCAGACGGAGCACAAGTTCCTGGGCGTGGTGGAGGACGACGGTTTCCTCCGGCTGTATGTCAAGAAGCTGGTCCCCGAAACCAGGGAGAAGGGACAACTCTTCGATCGTGAGATGAGCAATGAGGAACTGGCCCGGCGCCTCGAAGCCGGCGATCCGCTGGTCGTGCTGGACGTGCGGGAACCCGAGGAATACGAGGCCGGCCATATCCCCGGTGCCGTCTCCGTGCCGATCGAGTCAGTGTCCGAGTTCGCCGCGCAGCTTGAACGGTCGGCGGAGATCGCCGTGGTCTGCCGCAGCGGCCGCCGCAGCGCCTACGCCTGCCGCATC
Proteins encoded in this window:
- a CDS encoding rhodanese-like domain-containing protein gives rise to the protein MAMRASLPDTVTPEELRRRLEAGNAPLIIDVREPDEYAGGHIPGARLLPLGQVPMRYRELPADQEIVLVCRSGNRSGLAQEWLQAMGFRNVRNLVGGMRRWNGPVEYGAGQRR
- a CDS encoding MBL fold metallo-hydrolase, producing MDARTRTPWEIDAGELKRMLDRGETPFLIDVRNDEEFRRWRIEGRQPLPVIHVPYYEILAEAEEDDVTASAKAYARRYWVDHLPREGRIVVVCAHGGTSRYVAQGLRELGYDAFSLRGGMIAWGDHYEFVPVVEEEGLAVYQINRPARGCLSYLVASEGEAVIIDPLRHAERYLEFSRRHGLAITRVLDTHAHADHISSGTELAEKLGVPYHLHPYDAIHPMDVLPATFRYQPVYDGQEVRVGRATLRAIHVPGHTLGQVVYLLDDRYLFSGDTIFVESIARPDLGGRAETWTPLYYRSLLRLMELPDSTLVLPGHFSRPQEADARGLVAGTLGDLKQSNEGLQALAAGERAFVDFIMARLPEFPQHYVDIKRVNTGLLRPSEEQASELELGRNVCALAEEAA
- a CDS encoding sulfurtransferase TusA family protein, translating into MNATFKPSATVDARGLSCPLPIVRTRKAIDALQVGEILEVLATDRGAPADFRGWCEQTEHKFLGVVEDDGFLRLYVKKLVPETREKGQLFDREMSNEELARRLEAGDPLVVLDVREPEEYEAGHIPGAVSVPIESVSEFAAQLERSAEIAVVCRSGRRSAYACRILEQAGFEKVVNVVPGMSAWSGPVERGGAGDAPAPASR